The Enhydrobacter sp. sequence GGCGCATCGCAAGACGACCGGTGCCGATGGCCTGTGGGGGCCATTCATTTCCCACTCGGAGGCCTACTACGAGTTCGTGCTGCGGATCGACGGGGAGCCCGTCACGCACATCTACCGCTCACCGTTCCTGCGCTCGTCCGACATCGTCCATCTGCGGCCGCAGCCTTTCGGCAAGGGCGACGAGGGGGCTGGCGCGGTCGTGATGATGAGCCGGCCGCGCGGCTATTTCGGCATCGACCGCGACAAGTTCAGCCTCGACGGCAAGGTCCCGCCCGGCATCACCGAAGGCGTGCCCGCCGTATCGACCGGCAAGCTCCATTTCGACGCCAAGCCGCGCACCATCGTGGCGGTGCTCAACAACGAGACCATCGCGACCCGCACCTTCCCGGCCAAGGACAATCACATCGTGGTCGCCGAGTTCACGAACTGACTCGAGCTCGGGCAAGTAGGCCACTCCAGTGGCATCTTCATGCCGTTTCGACGTCGTCTGAGCGCAACTGGAGTTGCGCGCTCCCGTCACGAATGATCAGGGGCAGATCTGCCAGTTGACGGCGTCCCTCGTCACTTGTCGTAGCGATAGCGGAAGTCGCAGTGGCTTGCGCCCTGCATGATGGTCTGCGTGCGCTCGAGCTTGAGCTTGGGATCGTAGCCCTCGCAGAAGGCGCCGTCGCGATTGCACGAGAGCAGGTGGCCGATCTCGCCGAGCCCCATGGCCTTGTAGGTCTCGGCATAGCGGCAGCGCGTGACATTGAAGGCGAAGGTCTCGTCGCTCTGTTCCTTGACCTCGATCTCGAGCGCGCCGCCCTTGGTCCAGAGCGGCATCACGTCCTGGAAGGCCTGGAGAGAGGTGCCGCCCGGTGCGGCGGCGGCGAACGCGCGCGCCTGGGCGATCGCCGACCGTCGCACGGATTCGGCGACGGTCTTACGCGCAACCTCCTCGCCGTGGCTTGCCTTCAGGGTCTCGTAGACCTCCTTCAGGATCTCGGCTTCGATCTTGCGCTTCTCGAGCATCGACAGGCCTTCGGGATGGGCGGCCGGCGGCTGTGTCATGACGGGCACTCCGGAATGGATCGGCCAGCCTACACCTTGACATCGCTCCTGTCGGATGAAATATCCCGGCACGATGATCTCGTTCGCCTTCCTCCGGTCGCGACGCCGCCGCTTGTCCAAGCGGCGCGAAGGCGTGCGCGCGTAACGGCGCGCCGCATGATGAAGCCGCTGGAGAGGACAGAGCGGCTTCCCTGTTTCCTTCTTCTCCAGCCGGCCCCTCCAGAAGGCCCCGATTTGCGAGAGAGAAGACCATGACCAGCAACAAGACCAAGATCTTCATCGACGGTCAGCACGGCACGACCGGGCTCAAGATCCACGAGCGGCTGAAGGATCGGCCGGACATCGAGCTCCTCGAGCTGCCGGCGGCCGAGCGCAAGGACCTCGCCAGACGGGTCGAGATCGCCCGGGCGGCCGACATTGCCGTGCTCTGCCTGCCGGACGCGGCGGCGAAGGAGCTGGTGGCGGCGCTGGGCGACGCCGAGGTCTGCGTGATCGACGCCAGCACCGCCCATCGCGTCGCCGACGGCTGGACATACGGTTTCCCCGAGCTTGGCAAGGACCATCGCCGGAAGCTGCTGGCCTCCCGGCGCATCAGCAATCCGGGCTGCTATCCCACCGGCGCCATCGCCATCCTCCATCCGCTGGTGGAGGCGGGCATCGTGCGGGCCGATTCGACGCCCGCGGTCTTCGGTGTCTCCGGCTATACGGGCGGCGGCAAGGAGCTGATCGAGGTCCATGAGAAAACCGACGTCGAGCCGTTCGGCGTCTACGGCCTCGAGCTCGCGCACAAGCACGTGCCGGAGATGAAGAAGTACTCCGGCCTTGCGCACGCGCCGCTGTTCGTGCCGTCGGTGGGGCACTATGCCCAAGGAATGCTGGTCATGGTGCCGATCACGCGCGACATCACGGCGAAGCAGGTGACGGCGGCCGACGTGCACAGGGTGCTGACCGACCACTATGCTGGCGAGACTTTCGTGCCGGTGCGGCCGTTCGCCGACCGCAAATGGCTGGAGCGCGACCGGTTCCTGCGCGCCGACCGGCTGATCGACACCAACTCGATGGAGCTCGCGGTTTACGGCAACGACGCCGAGGGCAACGTTCTCGCCGTCGCCTCGCTCGACAATCTCGGCAAGGGGGCGTCCGGCGCGGCGGTGCAGGTGATCAACCTCAAGACCGGCGTCGACGAAACCACGGGGCTCGCCGTCGCGTCGTAGCTTCCTGCGGACCGCGAGCTTCCAGCCCGCTCATCATCACCAGCTCGAGCGCCATTTCCCGCGAGCGGGCTGGAAGCCTGCGGCCCCGTTGCGCTGGCCTGTCATTCGCCCGTCATCTAGCTTTGCGATGGCTGCCCGCAACGGAGATGGGCCCACCGGAAAGAGGCTATGGCTCAACGGGACCTCGAAAAGGTTGGCCGGACTCCGCTGCTCGGGCTGGGCGGCGCGGCGCTGCGGCCGAACGTCTATGACCTTGCGATCTTCGTCCTGATCGCCGCGGCGTTCGTGGCGATGGCGCACGGGGCCAACGAGATTGCGGCGCCGGCGGCCAAGCTCGCGGCCGAGCCGGTGACGCTCGATCCCGCCAACCTGCCCGAATATGCGCTGCGCACGACGCTTCGCATGTTCGCCGCCATCGCCGCGTCGCTCGTCTTCACCTTCGTCGTCGCCACGCTCGCCGCCAAGAGCCGCAAGGCCGAGCTGGTGATCGTGCCGGCGCTCGACATCCTGCAGTCGGTCCCGGTCCTGGGCTTCCTCACCTTCACGGTCGTGTTCTTCCTGCGCCTCTTCCCGAGGAGCGAGCTCGGCGCGGAGTGTGCGGCGGTCTTCGCCATCTTCACCAGCCAGGCCTGGAACATGGCCTTCAGCTTCTACCAGTCGCTGCGCACGGTGCCGGCCGATCTCGACGAGGTGAGCCGCCACTTCCAGCTCTCGCCCTGGCTGAAGTTCTGGCGCCTGGAGGCGCCGTTCGCCGCACCGGGCCTGATCTGGAACACGATGATGTCGATGTCGGGCGGCTGGTTCTTCGTCGTCGCCTCGGAAGCGATCACGGTGGGCGACACCACCGTGAACCTGCCCGGCATCGGCTCGTGGCTGGCCGCCGCCATCGAAGCGCGCGACATCACGGCCGTTGTGCAGGCAGTGATTACCATGGCGGTGGTGATCCTGGCCTACGACCAGCTCCTGTTCCGTCCGATCGTCGCCTGGGCCGACAAGTTCCGCTTCGAGCAGACGGCGTCCCAGCAGCGGCCGCGTTCCTGGGTCTACGACCTGTGGCGGCGCGGCCGGCTGGTGCGTCGGGTGGACTTGGTCACCGCCTGGATCGGCCGAACCATCTCGGTCCTGCCGGTGCGACCCATGCAGCCGTCGCGGCAGGTTGCGGCGCGGACCACGGGGCGGGCGCCCGACATTGTCTGGCGTCTCGTGATGCTGGCGGTCGCGGCCTATGCGGTATGGCGCATCGCCCTCTTCGTCCGCAGCACCCTCGGCTGGAGCGACATCCGGATGGCGGTCGAGATGGGGTTGCTGACGCTGCTGCGCGTGGTGGTGCTGATCGCCGTCGCCAGCGCCGTCTGGGTGCCGATCGGGGTCTGGATCGGCCTCAGGCCGCGCCTGGCGACGCGGGTGCAGCCGCTGGCCCAGTTCCTGGCGGCCTTCCCGGCCAATGTGCTGTTCCCCATCGCCGTGGTGCTGATCGTCTCGCTCCGGCTCGATCCCGATATCTGGCTGAGCCCGCTGATGGTGCTCGGCACGCAGTGGTACATCCTGTTCAACGTGATCGCCGGCGCCAGCGCGTTTCCGACCGACCTGCGCGAGGCCTCGACGCTGTTCCGGCTGCGCACCTGGCAGTGGTGGCGCAAGGTGATCATCCCCGGCATCCTGCCTTACTACGTGACCGGCGCACTCACGGCGACGGGCGGATCGTGGAACGCGAGCATCGTCGCCGAGGTGGCAAGCTGGGGCGACACGAAGCTCAAGGCCGTGGGCCTCGGCTCCTATATCGCCGACGCGACGGCCGTCGCGGACTATCCGCGTGTGGTGCTGGGCATCGTGGTCATGTCGGTGCTGGTGGTGGTATGCAACCGCCTGGTCTGGCGGTCACTCTACCGCCTGGCCGAGCGCCGTTTCCGTCTCGCCTGAAGAGGGTTCGCCATGGATCTGGCCGCCGCTCCCAAAGTCGCCCCGCGCACCGACATGGCGCCGCTGGTCGTGGTCGATCATGTGCGCCAGCTCTACGCCAAGGGCAGCGGCGATCATCTGCTGGTGCTCGACAACGTGAACCTGACGCTGCGCCGCAACGAAATCGTCTCGATCCTTGGCCGTTCGGGCTGCGGCAAGTCCTCGCTGCTGCGCATCATCGCCGGTCTGATGCCCGCGAGCGCCGGCAAGGTGACGATCGGCGGCAGGGTGGTCGACGGCCCGGCCGAGGAAGTCGCCATGGTGTTCCAGACCTTCGCGCTCTTCCCCTGGCTCACCGTGCTCGAGAATGTCGAGATCGGGCTCGAGGCGCAGAAGGTGCCGCCGGCGGAGCGCCAGAAGCGGGCGTTGGCGGCCATCGACCTGATCGGCCTCGACGGCTACGAGAGCGCATACCCCAAGGAGCTGTCGGGCGGCATGCGCCAGCGGGTCGGGCTGGCGCGGGCGCTGGTGGTGCATCCCAAGCTCCTGCTGATGGACGAGCCGTTCTCGGCGCTCGACGTGCTGACGGCCGAGACGCTGCGCACCGACCTGCTCGATCTGTGGACCGAGGGCCGCATGCCGATCTCCTCGATCCTGCTGGTCACCCACAATATCGAGGAGGCGGTGCTGATGAGCGACCGCATCCTCGTCTTCTCCTCCAATCCCGGACGTCTCGTGGCGGAGATCCCGGTCCACCTGCCGATGCCGCGCAACCGTCTCGATCCCGCCTTCCGGCAGATGGTGGACGACATCTATGCGCTGATGACGGCCCGGCCGGTGGGCAAGCCTGCCTACAGCCTGCCCGGCACCGGCATCTCCATGGAGGTTCCGCGCGTGTCGCCCAATCTGCTGGCCGGCCTCATGGAGGCGGTGGCCGGCGAGCCGTTCCACGGCCATGCCGACCTGCCCGCGGTCGCGGGACCCCTGCAGATGGAGATCGATGATCTCTTTCCCGTGGCCGAGGCGCTGCAGCTTCTGCGCTTCGCCGAGGTGGCCGAGGGCGACATCCGCCTCACCGAAGCCGGCCGGCGCTTCGTGCAGCTCGATCCCGACGGCCGCAAGCGGCTGTTCGCCCAGCACGTGCTGGCCTTCGTCCCGCTGGCCCAGCACATCAAGCGCGTGCTCGACGAACGCGATGCTCATGCCGCGCCTGCCAGCCGCTTCCGCGACGAGCTGGAGGACAGCATGTCCGAGGACTACGCCGATCGCACGCTGCGCGCCGTGACGTCATGGGGACGCTACGGCGAACTCTTCGCCTACGACGAGGACAGCGGCGTCTTCAGCCTCGACAACCCGACCTGAACGACCAGATTTTTCCATCCGCGCCGGCCCGCGCATCCGGTCCCTGTCATGCAGCGGCCGAAGTTTGGCAACGTCCATCATTGTCGCGAGGTAAAGACGACGCCATTTCTCTGGCGCCGAAAGGACCATGGCCGAGATGACGATGATCGAAGCTTCTCTCTCCGCCTTCCGCTCACTCTGTCGACGCGGGACATGTTGCCGGCTCGCCTGAACCGGACCGCCCATCGATTGTCTCGCAGGGTCGAAGGCCGGCCTGCGCCGGCAGGAGAAGAGTCATGTCCGAGCCCTATATCGTCGAAGTCTGGGGTGAGGCCGCCGGCATCGTCCTGAAGGAGGGCAACGCCTTCCGTTTTCATGCGCTGGCCCGCCCGTTCTTCGCCCTCGACGGCACGCAGTTCACTACGCCGGGCCAGGCGCGCCTCGCTGCCGCCCGGCTGCAGCCGCGGCGCTTCGACGACAGCATCCTTCATTGAGCCGTCTTCGGCGTCGCCGCCGGTCTTTCCGGCGCCTGCCGATCCGTGCCAGCATGACGACCGACTGGCTCGGCGCATGACTCTCGACCCGATCTACATCGCCCTTGGCGCCTGCGTGGGCTTCATCGTCGGCCTCACGGGGGTCGGCGGTGGCTCGCTGATGACGCCGGCGCTGGTGCTGCTGTTCGGCATCCATCCCGCGACCGCCGTCGGCACCGACCTGCTATATGCCGCCGTGACCAAGGGCGTCGGCTCGCTCGTCCATGGCGCGCGCAGGAACGTCGATCTGCGCGTGGTCGGGTTGCTGGCGCTGGGCAGCGTGCCGACGGCGGCGATCACGCTGCTCTCCCTCTCCCAGCTCGGGCCGAGAAGCGGCCAGGCGGCAAAGGTCATCACCTGCGCGCTGGGGGCGACCTTGCTGATCACGGCCGTCTCGCTGGTCTTCCGACGGAAACTGATGACGATGCGGTTGGCCGAACCGGAACGGAGCGCCGACCGTAGTGCGGCCCTGACCATCCTCACCGGTGCCGTCATCGGCGCTCTCGTGACGCTCTCCTCAGTGGGCGCCGGCGCGATCGGCGTGACCGCCCTGCTTCTGCTGTACCCGTCCTCCTCGGCCTCACGCATCGTCGGCACCGACATCGCCCATGCCGTGCCGCTGACCCTGGTGGCTGGCGCCGGTCACTGGCTGACCGGCTCGGTCGACCCTTCGATGCTGCTATCCCTTGTTACAGGATCGGTGCCGGCGATCGTGGTCGCCAGCTATCTCGCGCCACGCCTGCCCGAGGTCGGGCTGCGCTATCTGCTGGCGCTGGTGCTGGCGATCGCCGGCGGCAAGCTGGTCGTGGCTTAGCTGGGCGCGGGTGCGGTTGTGGCCGGATAAAGACGCCTCACGCCGCATCGACTTTCTTGCTCATGAACACCGTGATGCCGCCCTTGAAGGGCTCTTCGCGATTGACGGCGTATCCGTGCCGGCGATAGAACTCGACGTTTCCGGCGAACCGGGCGTTGGTGTAGAGACGAAGCTCGGGCAGCCGCAGCGAGTGGGCGACGCGCTCGGCCTGGGTCACGAGCAGGCCGCCGTAACCCTGCCGCTGGAAGGACGGCGCAATGGCGACGTTCTCGATCAGGAGATGATCGCCTCCGTCGACCATCTCGACGAGGCCGGCCAGCTCCGCGCCGACAAACAGCAGGTCGACGATATGCTCGCGCACCGCGCGGTCGTAGTCGGCTGCCATGGGCAACGGCTCGCGGCCGATGGCCACGATCCACTTCGCATAGGCCGAGCGCGTCAGGCCGCGGATGCGCGGGGCGTCGGCGGCAAGAGCCCGCCGGATCGACATGTTCGGAGGCAAGAGCTGGTTCATTGACGGCGGCGGGGAAGGCGTCGGTCGCCGACTGCGCGATCAGGCCGGGGCGAAGATGCCGTCCTGGGCGGCATGCTGGCCGCGGGTCTCCGGCGCCGCCTTTTTTGGGCCGGCATAGGCCGGGTCGCGCTGCAATGTCGGCAGGACCTGGTCGGCGAACAGCCGCAGGTTCTTCTCGGCCTCGTGGTGCGGCAGGTTGCCGAACGAGAACTCGGCCACGAGGTGCTCCAGCCCGGTGACGCGCTGCAGTTCGCCGAGCTGCTGCAGGCAGTCGTCGGGCGTGCCGACGATCTGGATCGAGACGTAGAAGTCGGTCGCTTTCTTGAGGTTGGCCGGGTCCTTCAGCTTGGCGTAGGTCTTGGCCGTCTTGCCGTAGGCCTCGTAGCCTTTGACGTTGGCGAGATGGCCGTCGGAGAAATGATAGTGGTCGTCGATCGACTGCCACTTGCGGCCGAGATAGCGGAAGGCCCGCTCCTGCGCCTCCTCGCGCGATTCGGCACAGGAGATGTTGGTCAGGATGATCGGCGGCTTGGGCACGAAGCCGGCCGCCTGCGACATCGTCTGGAACTTCTCGATGTCCTCGCGGCACTTGCTCCACTCGTTCTGCATGATCATCAGCATGCCGAAGCCCAGCCGCGCGATCAGCTCGGCCGACTCGGGGCTGACGGAGCTCGCATAGAAGCGCCGCTCCGGGCGCGACATGGGCCGCGGCCGGATCGACATGCGCGGAATCTGGAAGAAGCGGCCCTGGTGCTCGAAGGTCTCGTTGGCGAGCGCCTTCACCACGATCTCGGCGGCTTCCGCGAAGCGCGGCCGCGCCTCGCCCATGGGAATGCGGAAGCCCTCGTACTCGGTCGAGGCGGCGCCACGGCCGAAGCCGAACAGGCAGCGGCCGCCGCACATGACGTCGAGCAGCGCGATCTGCTCGGCGACGCGCACCGGATCGTGCCAGGGCAGGACGATCACCGCGGTGCCGAGCTGGATGCGCTTGGTGCGGCCGGCGAAGTAGGCGAGGAGCTGGGTCGGCGCGGGCGACATGGCGTAGCCGGTGAAGTGATGCTCCAGCGCCCACAGCGAATCGAAGCCCAGCGGCTCGACGAGATCGCCCAGCGCGAAGTGCTCGTGCACCACCGCGACGTCGGGCCGGCCCTGCTCGTAGAGCATGTTCATGGCGATGCCCACCTTCATGGCGTTCCTCCGGGGTTCGTAGTCGGGACGATTGTTGAGATCGCAAGACCGGCAAGCAAGGGCATTGTCGGCCCGCACAAATGTGTGAGGTCGATTGCCCTCCGGCGTCGGGCGGCTCATGATCGCGCCACAACCATAAGTTCGACCGACGGGAGGAGTGATATCATGCGTGTCACTGCTTCGTTCCTGGTGTTTCTCGGCGTCGCGTCCCTTATGTCCATTTCCGGCACCGCCCCGAGCCGGGCCGATCCGTTGCTGATCGTGGGCAATGACGAGAAGCTCACCTGGGATGCCCAGGGCAAGGGGGTGCTGGCGCCTGGCGGCAAGGATTCGGTGGTGATCCTCGATCTCGCCAATCCCGAGGAGCCCAGGATCGTGGCCAACCTGCCGCTCAAGAACTCGGTCGTCGGACCGCCGGTGAACGTCGCGATCGATCCCACCAACTCGGTCGCGCTCGTGGCCGACTCGGTCGACGTCGTGAAGGACGGCGACAAGCTGAAGCAGGTGCCGGACGACAAAATCTACGTCATCGACCTCAAGGCCAAGCCATCCAAGCTCGCGGCCACGGTGACGGTCGGCAAGCAGCCGTCGGGGCTGAGCTTCAGCCCCTCGGGCACGCTCGCACTGGTCGCCAACCGCGCCAGCAAGTCGATCGGCGTGCTCTCGGTCAAGGGCACCGACGTGAAGGTGATCGACACGGTCGATATGGACGACATCGTGAGCCACGTGGTGTTCACGCCGGACGGCAAGCGGGCGCTCGCCACCAAGTTCAACGCCCACAAGGTGTCGCTGCTCACTGTCGATGGCGACAAGGTCAGCTACACCAAGCGCGACCTGCCGACTGGGCAATGGCCCTACAACGTGGCGGTCGCCCCCGACGGCAAGATCGCGCTCACCGCCGACAATGGCGACGCGGGCTCGTCGGACGGCAGCGTCGACACGGTGAGCGTGGTCGATCTCGCGCTCGATCCGCCTCGCATCGTCGATCGCGTCGTGGTGGGCGATGGGCCGGAGGGGCTCGCGATCTCGCCCAAGGGCGACGTCGCCGCCGCCATCATCCTGGCCGGCTCGAACAATCCCAGCGCCTATTTCCACAAGAAGAACGGCAGCGTGTCGGTGCTGGGGATCGCCGGCGGCAAGGTCACCAAGGTGGGCGATGTCGAGGTGGGCGGCCTGCCGGAGGGAACGGCCTTCACGCCGGACGGCAAATATCTGCTGGTCGGCAACTACCTCGACCAGGATCTCTCGATCCTGAAGGTCGATGGCACCACGATCACCGACACCGGCAAGCGCTTCAAGCTGCCGGGCCACCCGGCGTCAGTCAGGATGAGCGTGCACTGATCTCAGCCCAGCGCGCCGCTCTTGCGCAGGCGGTCGATCTCGCCCGTGCCGTAACCGAGCTCGGCCAGGATCTTGTCGGTGTGCTGGCCGTGCGCCGGCGCCGGGCCGGGAACATTCGGGGCCGGCGCAAACGAGAGCCGGATGGGCGCCGAGATGGTGCGTGGCATCTCGGCCACGGCGCTCTTCACGATCGCGCCGTTGGCGACGGCCTGCTCGTCGTCCGGCACGTCGCGCAGCACGCCCAGCAGGCCGAAGGTGACCTCGTGGCGGCGCAGGCGGGTGCGCCATTCGGGCCAGGGCCGGGAGGCGAAGATCGGGTCGAGAAGGGCCGCCAATTCGGGCGCATGGGCGCGCCGCAGCTCGGTCGTCTGAAAACGCGGATCGTCCAGCAGATCCTCGCGCTCCATCGCCTTGCAGAGCTCGGGCCAGAGCTTCTCCTCGCGCACGATCGTGAGCTGGATCCAGCGGCCGTCCGACGTCCGGTACTGATTGGCGAGCGCGCTCCTGGGCTTGGTGCGCGGCGGCCGTGGCGCCACGAACGCGCCGAGCAGCGCGCCCTGCGCCAGCATGGCGTTGGACCACAATCCGCCCGCCAGCAGGGACGTCGAGACTTCGCTGCCCTTGCCGGTGCGCTCGCGATGCAGCAGCGCCATGCTGATGGCGGCAAAGAGGTTCATGCCGACCATCTGGTCGCCCTGCGCCGGCAGCGAGAAGGCAGGTGGCCCGCCGTCATAGGTGAGCGCATCGAGCAGGCCCGAGCGGGCGAAGAAGGCGGTCGAGTCGAAACCCGGTTGCTCGGCGTCCGGACCCTGCTCGCCATAGCCGGTCATCGAGGCGTAGATCAGGCGTGGGTTGAGGGGCGCCACGTCGGCGTAGCGCATCCTGAGACGCTCGCGCACCTTGAGCGGGAAGTTCACGACCATCACGTCGGCCGTCTTCACGAGGCGATCGAAGACGGCGCGGCCCTCGGCGTGCTTGAGGTCGAGCACCATCGCGCGCTTGTTGCGGTTCACGAGGTGCCAGCAGAAGTTCACCGGATGCTGCGGGATCGAATGCGCCTGGCCGAGCTTGCGCTGCGGATCGCCCTCGCCCGGCGGCTCGATCTTGATCACCTCCGCGCCGTAATCGCCCATCACCGTGGTGGCGACCGGACCGGCAATGAAGCTCGCCAGATCGAGCACGCGAAGTCCTGTCAGCGGCAGAGGCCCGCCCATTGATGTTTTCCTCCTGAACCCGTACAGCCGACCCTACCCTATGGCGGCAACCAGACGAAATCTCGGGATCGCGGCGGGGCTGGCTCTCCTGCTGGCCGTCGGCGCGACGATTCTGCCGTCGACGGGCCTGGTCTGCGGTCTCGCGGCCCTGCTGGGGCTGGGCGGCGTCGTTCTGCTGCGCGGCAATGGCTGGCGCAGCGGGGCGCTGCTGATCGCGGCGCTGGCGCTGGCGGCCGGGCTGCTCGATCTCCTTGCCGGTCTCGTCTCGCCCGAGGCGCATGGGGCCGGCCTCGTGACGACCTACAAGCCGAAGGACTGGACCGTACCCGATCCCGATCTTGGCTTTCGTCCGCGGCCCGATTCCAAGGTCGCCGTCACGGCCACCTATGGCGCGCAGACGGTGTTCGACGTCACCTACACCATCACGCCGCGCGGCACGCGAATCCCGCCGCCTGCGCCGCCCGGCGCCGACACCTATGTCTTCGTAGGTGACTCCTTCATGTTCGGCCACGGCCTCGACGATGACCAGACGCTGCCGGCGCAGTTCGCGCGGGAGGCCGATTTCAAGGTGCGGATCGTCAACTTCTCGGCGCCGTCCTATGGGCCGAACCAGTTCGTGCGCCTGCTCGAGGCAGGCCGGCTCGACTGGCTGAAAGGCCAGCCGATCAAGGCGGTGGTGAGCTGGATCATCCCGCCGCATCTGGCGCGCGTCACCGGGGACGAGCCGTGGCTTGGCCGCTCGCCGCGCTACGTGCTGGAAAACGGCGTGCCGCGCTTCACCGGCTCGTTCGATCATTATCGCTGGACGCACCCCGTGGCGGGGCTGCAGCACTTTGCCCGGGACCACTTTCCCTTCGTCGCTGCGATCGGCATCGGCCAGCGCCAGGAGCGGCAGGGAGCGCTGTTCACCGCGCTCATGCTGCGCCTGCAGCAGCTTGCCCGGCAGAAGTTCGACGCCCCGCTGCTGGTGCTTTATTCCTGGCCCGACGAGCGGTCGCGGCCGGGTTTCGACAACAACACGGCCAACCAGCTGATGCTGGTCTCGGTGCTGAAAGGGCTGCGCGACCGCGGCCTCCACCTCATGGCTGTCAACGATCTGATGAGCGGTCTGCCGTCGGCGAAGATCACCATTGCCCACGACGGCCATCCCACCGCCTTCGCCGATCGGCTGGTGGCGGCCGAGCTGAAGAGGCGGCTGATCGGACCGTGAGCAAGCGAGCGCCTTTCGCGCTCAGGATCGAGCGCCGAGCCAATGGCGTGCTGCTGCTGTCGGCCGATCGCGCGCTTGCTCGCGACTATCCGTTGCCGATCGACGACCTTCGGCACGCGGCCGAGCGGCGGCCGCGTGCTCCTTTCCGCGCCCAGCGGCTCAGCCATGCGGGAGCCTGGGCGAGAACCGGCGCCATCGCTTCCTGGCTGATCGCGCAGGGTTATGGGCCGGAAAGCGCGCCGGCTGCGATCCTGTCCGGCGACAGCCTCGAGCAGGCGCTCTTTCGGCTCGGCGCAGCCCGAGCCGGCCTGGCGGTCGCGCTGCTTTCGCCCGGCGACTCGCCGTCGGACGACCCGGGTCGCCTGGACGAGGCGCTTGATGTCGTGCAGCCGACGCTGGTCTTTGCGCAGGATTCCGGCGAGCGCGCTCGGATGCTCGACCGCGCTGCGACGGGCGGCGCGCAGATCGTGACGGTGGATGGCCGGCGCGGCCTCGCCTATGGCGCGCTCGCCAACTGCCCGGTCGATGCCGCCGTGGCCGAGCGACAGCTGCACATCACCGCGGACACACCGGCCAGCATCCTGTGCGCTTCGGATTCGGCTGGAGTGCTCAAGGCGGTCGTGAACACGCACGGCAATCTCGCCGCGGCG is a genomic window containing:
- a CDS encoding LLM class flavin-dependent oxidoreductase encodes the protein MKVGIAMNMLYEQGRPDVAVVHEHFALGDLVEPLGFDSLWALEHHFTGYAMSPAPTQLLAYFAGRTKRIQLGTAVIVLPWHDPVRVAEQIALLDVMCGGRCLFGFGRGAASTEYEGFRIPMGEARPRFAEAAEIVVKALANETFEHQGRFFQIPRMSIRPRPMSRPERRFYASSVSPESAELIARLGFGMLMIMQNEWSKCREDIEKFQTMSQAAGFVPKPPIILTNISCAESREEAQERAFRYLGRKWQSIDDHYHFSDGHLANVKGYEAYGKTAKTYAKLKDPANLKKATDFYVSIQIVGTPDDCLQQLGELQRVTGLEHLVAEFSFGNLPHHEAEKNLRLFADQVLPTLQRDPAYAGPKKAAPETRGQHAAQDGIFAPA
- a CDS encoding sulfite exporter TauE/SafE family protein, giving the protein MTLDPIYIALGACVGFIVGLTGVGGGSLMTPALVLLFGIHPATAVGTDLLYAAVTKGVGSLVHGARRNVDLRVVGLLALGSVPTAAITLLSLSQLGPRSGQAAKVITCALGATLLITAVSLVFRRKLMTMRLAEPERSADRSAALTILTGAVIGALVTLSSVGAGAIGVTALLLLYPSSSASRIVGTDIAHAVPLTLVAGAGHWLTGSVDPSMLLSLVTGSVPAIVVASYLAPRLPEVGLRYLLALVLAIAGGKLVVA
- a CDS encoding nitrate/sulfonate/bicarbonate ABC transporter ATP-binding protein, producing MDLAAAPKVAPRTDMAPLVVVDHVRQLYAKGSGDHLLVLDNVNLTLRRNEIVSILGRSGCGKSSLLRIIAGLMPASAGKVTIGGRVVDGPAEEVAMVFQTFALFPWLTVLENVEIGLEAQKVPPAERQKRALAAIDLIGLDGYESAYPKELSGGMRQRVGLARALVVHPKLLLMDEPFSALDVLTAETLRTDLLDLWTEGRMPISSILLVTHNIEEAVLMSDRILVFSSNPGRLVAEIPVHLPMPRNRLDPAFRQMVDDIYALMTARPVGKPAYSLPGTGISMEVPRVSPNLLAGLMEAVAGEPFHGHADLPAVAGPLQMEIDDLFPVAEALQLLRFAEVAEGDIRLTEAGRRFVQLDPDGRKRLFAQHVLAFVPLAQHIKRVLDERDAHAAPASRFRDELEDSMSEDYADRTLRAVTSWGRYGELFAYDEDSGVFSLDNPT
- a CDS encoding L-2-amino-thiazoline-4-carboxylic acid hydrolase, which produces MTQPPAAHPEGLSMLEKRKIEAEILKEVYETLKASHGEEVARKTVAESVRRSAIAQARAFAAAAPGGTSLQAFQDVMPLWTKGGALEIEVKEQSDETFAFNVTRCRYAETYKAMGLGEIGHLLSCNRDGAFCEGYDPKLKLERTQTIMQGASHCDFRYRYDK
- the argC gene encoding N-acetyl-gamma-glutamyl-phosphate reductase translates to MTSNKTKIFIDGQHGTTGLKIHERLKDRPDIELLELPAAERKDLARRVEIARAADIAVLCLPDAAAKELVAALGDAEVCVIDASTAHRVADGWTYGFPELGKDHRRKLLASRRISNPGCYPTGAIAILHPLVEAGIVRADSTPAVFGVSGYTGGGKELIEVHEKTDVEPFGVYGLELAHKHVPEMKKYSGLAHAPLFVPSVGHYAQGMLVMVPITRDITAKQVTAADVHRVLTDHYAGETFVPVRPFADRKWLERDRFLRADRLIDTNSMELAVYGNDAEGNVLAVASLDNLGKGASGAAVQVINLKTGVDETTGLAVAS
- a CDS encoding ABC transporter permease subunit; protein product: MAQRDLEKVGRTPLLGLGGAALRPNVYDLAIFVLIAAAFVAMAHGANEIAAPAAKLAAEPVTLDPANLPEYALRTTLRMFAAIAASLVFTFVVATLAAKSRKAELVIVPALDILQSVPVLGFLTFTVVFFLRLFPRSELGAECAAVFAIFTSQAWNMAFSFYQSLRTVPADLDEVSRHFQLSPWLKFWRLEAPFAAPGLIWNTMMSMSGGWFFVVASEAITVGDTTVNLPGIGSWLAAAIEARDITAVVQAVITMAVVILAYDQLLFRPIVAWADKFRFEQTASQQRPRSWVYDLWRRGRLVRRVDLVTAWIGRTISVLPVRPMQPSRQVAARTTGRAPDIVWRLVMLAVAAYAVWRIALFVRSTLGWSDIRMAVEMGLLTLLRVVVLIAVASAVWVPIGVWIGLRPRLATRVQPLAQFLAAFPANVLFPIAVVLIVSLRLDPDIWLSPLMVLGTQWYILFNVIAGASAFPTDLREASTLFRLRTWQWWRKVIIPGILPYYVTGALTATGGSWNASIVAEVASWGDTKLKAVGLGSYIADATAVADYPRVVLGIVVMSVLVVVCNRLVWRSLYRLAERRFRLA
- a CDS encoding GNAT family N-acetyltransferase, which codes for MPPNMSIRRALAADAPRIRGLTRSAYAKWIVAIGREPLPMAADYDRAVREHIVDLLFVGAELAGLVEMVDGGDHLLIENVAIAPSFQRQGYGGLLVTQAERVAHSLRLPELRLYTNARFAGNVEFYRRHGYAVNREEPFKGGITVFMSKKVDAA